The bacterium genome segment GGGGTGTTGAGCACGCGATCGGCCTGGGCCGTCCACTGCTCCCAGTCGCCCTGTGCGCGCAGGCGGCGCACCGCGGCCGCCGCGCCCGCGCCCCCTCGCTTGGCGACCCGCTCGATCAGGCGCGCCGGCGGCGCCCAGGTGAGGAGCACGCCGTCGACCGCGAAGGGACGCGCGGCGAGCTGGAACCAGAGCACGACCTCCATCACGAGCAGACCCTGGCCGCGCTGCCGCCAGTCGACGGCCTTCTCGCCCAGCTCGCTGAACACGTGGGGATGGAGCAGCGCCTCGAGTTCGGCGAGCAGGGCCGCGTCGTCGAAGGCGCGGGCGGCGATCAGCGCGCGGTCGGGCCGCCCGTCCGGGCCGAAGACGGCCTCGCCGAAGAGGCGGCGGAGCCCCGCGTGCACGTCCTCGTGCCGGGCGAGCAGGCGGTGGACGAGGGCGTCGGCGTCCAGCACCGTGGCGCCGCAGTCGGCGAAGAGCCGGCAGACGGTGCTCTTGCCGCTCCCGAGCGGGCCGGTGACGACCCAGACGCGTCCAGGCAGTGCGGTCAATGCGCCTCCAGCCAGTTGTCGCCGCTGCCCCACTCCACCTTGAGCGGGACGGCGAGGTCCCCCACGCCCTCCATGAGCGGAATCACCCCGGCCGCCAGGGCCGCCAGCTCGCCGGGCGCCGCCTCGAAGAGCAGCTCGTCGTGCACCTGCAGGAGCAGGCGGGCGCCGAGACCGCTGCGCCCGAGCCAGTCGTGCACGCGCAGCATCGCGAGCTTGATGAGGTCGGCGGCGCTGCCCTGGATCGGCGTGTTGATCGCCACGCGCTCGCCGAAGGCGCGCAGCGCCGGATTGCTGCTCGCGAGCTCGGGCAGCGCCCGCCGACGCCCGAGCAGTGTGCTGACGGCGCCGTCGCGCCGGGCGGCGAGGAGCGTCGCGTCGATCCAACGCCGCACGCCGGGGAAGGCCGCGAAGTACTCCTCGATGAAGCGCTGGGCCTCGGCGCGCGGGATGCGCAGGCGCTGCGCCAGCCCGTGCGCGCCCATCCCGTAGAGCACGCCGAAGTTGACCGCCTTCGCGCGGTCCCGCTCGTCGCGGCCGATCTCCGCCTCCGCCTTGCCGGACAGGCGCGCCGCCGTCCAGCGGTGGATGTCGCGCTCGCCGGCGAAGGCTTCGCGCAGCGCCGCATCGCCGCTCAGCGCCGCGAGGATGCGCAGCTCCACCTGGCTGTAGTCGAAGGAGGCGAGCTTCAGGCCCGGCGCCGGCACGAAGGCGCGGCGGATCTCCTTGCCCAGCTCGCTGCGCACCGGGATGTTCTGCAGGTTGGGATCGGAACTGGACAGGCGGCCCGTCGCGGCCACCGCCTGGTTGAAGCGGGTGTGCACGCGGCCGGTGGCGGGGAGCACCATCGCCGGCAGCACGTCGACGTAGGTGCTCTTCAGCTTCGACAGCTCGCGCCACTCGAGCACCCAGCCGGCGATCGGGTGCTCGCCGGCGAGTTCACCCAGCACCTGCTCGTCCGTGGAGTGGCCCGTCTTCGTCTTGCGGCCGGCCGGGAGCTTCAGCTCCTCGAAGAGCACGGCGGCCAGCTGCTTCGGACTGCCGATCGCGAAGGCGCGGCCGGCGGCGGCGTGGATGCGCGCTTCCAGCTCGC includes the following:
- the polA gene encoding DNA polymerase I, with product ESRAAPLASYRCVEDAGELAALGARLAAAARFAVDTETTGLDPLAADLVGISVALVPGEASYLPVAGRCAGTGLALADLQAALAPALASGDCEKLAQNLKFDAQVLARHGLPIAGPCFDTMLASYCVDPGRRSHGLDALALELLGHQMIPYEALFAAGDKERDITRVPLDRLTQYAAEDADFTLRLADALAPALAAAGVERLFRDLEMPLVPVLAAMEAAGIGLDTAQLAALGERMERARGELEARIHAAAGRAFAIGSPKQLAAVLFEELKLPAGRKTKTGHSTDEQVLGELAGEHPIAGWVLEWRELSKLKSTYVDVLPAMVLPATGRVHTRFNQAVAATGRLSSSDPNLQNIPVRSELGKEIRRAFVPAPGLKLASFDYSQVELRILAALSGDAALREAFAGERDIHRWTAARLSGKAEAEIGRDERDRAKAVNFGVLYGMGAHGLAQRLRIPRAEAQRFIEEYFAAFPGVRRWIDATLLAARRDGAVSTLLGRRRALPELASSNPALRAFGERVAINTPIQGSAADLIKLAMLRVHDWLGRSGLGARLLLQVHDELLFEAAPGELAALAAGVIPLMEGVGDLAVPLKVEWGSGDNWLEAH
- the coaE gene encoding dephospho-CoA kinase: MGQRRQLAGGALTALPGRVWVVTGPLGSGKSTVCRLFADCGATVLDADALVHRLLARHEDVHAGLRRLFGEAVFGPDGRPDRALIAARAFDDAALLAELEALLHPHVFSELGEKAVDWRQRGQGLLVMEVVLWFQLAARPFAVDGVLLTWAPPARLIERVAKRGGAGAAAAVRRLRAQGDWEQWTAQADRVLNTP